A window of Rhizophagus irregularis chromosome 9, complete sequence genomic DNA:
CGCAAATGTTCTACAATTTCGTAAAGTACCGCAATTATACCGCAATTGAATTGCGGTACTTTAGATCATTTGCGGAATTGCGAAATATTTGCGAAATTGCGAACAATTGCGAATTGCGGATTTGCGGATATTTAGACTTCAAAATCCGCAATGTTCTGCAATACCGCAAATCGCAATTATTCTGCAATTGCCTATTTGCGGCGTCATCCTTAACTATTGGTTCCCTTAGATTTGGATTAGTAAcggtaaatttcaaaaaaaaaaaatatttaatttttttctgttttttttagaCACTATCAGTTATTAGttctgatttttaaaattagatcgataatggtaagttttgaaaagtttcattttaaaaccttttttaattaaaaaaatatttattttttttttctttattttttttaagtaccATTGTCTCTGATCTTAGACTTGGATTTGAATCAGTGAATTTGAAAAGTTtcatttcaaaacttttttctagaaaagttttgaaagtataagaatgataatattagtaaatatatatggaattattaaataatatactgatttttgtaattttaatattttaatgtaaattttaaatagttttaaataaaaatgcattgttataaattaatcaaaaaataatcaatcagTACACtgacatttaattaaaaagttattaattggTATACTGATATATCAAATAGTAAATATcctactttactaaaaatggccaattttttgaaatgattttgtaataattttaaaatactactaaaatacatttaatatattaaaatgtttttattatactttagttattattttataattgtattgtatctagatctataaaaatatctcaaaataatgtcacaataattttttaatgtttttattattattttattattataatactagGAAAACGGAAACCGTTGAGGGTCCGTCGCTTAATACGtttacatacatatataaatgGTTACACAAAATGTGTTGCTAAAAATAAAGCGttacaaaaaatgtgataCAAAGCATAAAGGAAATAGCAAAGGGGCTAAATTATGGTGGACAATAAGGTGGAAGGAAGGAAAAATACATGGGTTAAACCGGTACTGCAAATTTATCTAGTTCTGTACAATAAATAGTCCTTCGCTACGCTCTGGAcaataattaactttgatattattttaatattttaattttaaaaataccttaaatatattttgatatattttaaaaattttacaaaataattgcacaattgttttgaaagctattgtatctaggtctataaaaatatttcaaaaaattggcaatttttagtaaagtattAGTAACTATTAATACTTAATTGTTTTCTTGAATATCCCAATTGGTATTCAAGTATCCTTCTTTTACGCTATTTTTTGGCAGCAATCAGATTTActgattaatgaaaatttaaaaaaaaatagggatCAATTGGATGGAATTTGGTCACTTGATTAGTTTCCAATTTGACATCATTTGACTAATAAGTAGTTATAATATCTATATTGAAAGTGAAAAAgtgaaactttaataaaagtttaattaactaatatttatgtaaattacgTAACTCTTTAATTACAATCATGTTAAGAAAGCTAACTAAAGATTGCAGATTTTACTGAAGGAAGGTTTTACTTTGGTTTTACCAAAGTATAGTACAGAAGAGATTAGTCTGTTTTTAGTTAGATAATAATCTTAgatagaatttatttaaagtttttttagcAATTTTGCTTTTCCCTTATTTGTTTTCTAAGTagtagtaatttattttttctgtatatatatatattagttcGATTACTCAGTTATAGAGGATTGAAagatttattctttttctacTCTAAGTATTTACATGTTAATTATAGAAATCTtagaatttcaaataattaaaataattacaatcatataatatgtaataatcacatgatttatgCAGAATTTTTTGGAGGTGTAGTCAGTGATGTGACGGGACAGTGTCccacaaaattttaatgtccTGTCCAAGTCCAATTTCATTTGTCCCATCCTGTTCCGTCTAAAATATtgttcaatttattaatattatatataaatcatatatcctcttataatgaatttttatccTGGACATCAACAACATCTTGTTCAAGTCCTGAACTGTCCTGTCCTGTCACATCTAAGGACATGTCCCAGTCCCGATCACAACACTGGGTGTAGTTCTATATTATATCCATCTCACATgactttaaaatttgttaccAGCATCACACCTAGTGTTGTTAAGTTTAAGTCACGTCACAGCTCGCCGAACCGTACCAATGGGGTCAATCGACTTGCACAAGTTGCAACTTGAGGCTGGCTAAGTTGAAGCGGGCTGATGGGACTGATGGTCTGGCCggcattacaaaaaattacaaaaattttggcCCACGTTATGAATCAGTGCACAAAGATTTTTCCTTGTGTGATTTATGATTCTGGCCAGCACtacaaatttggccagaataaTAGCCACCCATCGGTCCCATTGGCCCGCTGCAATTTTAATCAGTTCAGTCTGACTTGGCGTGACTTCTATTGGCCCAGCTTGAAAGTCAGTCTGAGTCAGACCGTTAACAACACTAATCACATCTTCTTGTATATAAAATCCTTATTTGTCATGTATTATTTGTCATATGcttaatttcttaatgctAGTTAAGACATATAATACTggttaaaaatcatataagatggaaattttttattaaatctattgtgaaaaattatttgttatacagtcaactccctctatagtcactcccgttatagtcacattctactatatagtcacaccagttgaatgttcaaaacactttattattaaaaactatcctatatagtcacaatctatctatagtcactatcacacctatcctcaaaaatcttatattaaaaaaaaccgtttataatcacagttatataaagaatatattaaataacttggcatctaataatcgtacaaagatgtatcatagcttgttagaatcgtctcactgagatgaatcgaatggtggtagttttatccttttgcgatcactggctgatgagttattcaacaaaatgttaagcatcggcattattatatttcttaatttacgctttactgcgccatttaacattttgctaaatttctcggtacctagtgattgtaaaaagacgattaatagctcgttggaatcgcctcatcaagacgaatcgaatggtggtaagctcatctctctgtgatcaatattgacggagttactacttaaaaaccatttaatattttttaatttcggaaattaatctagtgattgaatttcgatgtattttataccattagaaccgtctcatcaagacgaatcgaatggcggtaagatcgtctctctaggatcaatattggcagaattattacacaaaaaccattaatatttttttaatttcggaaattaatctagtgattagatttcgatgtattttataccattagaaccgtctcatcaagacgaatcgaatggcggtaagatcatctctctacgattaatattggcggagttatgatacaataaagttttgagtataattttggctaaaattatgttaatttttggccggaattatgatatactaatataagaaattttttatatagtcacatctctttataatcaccaaatatggactgtcccaaatgtgtgactataaagagagttgactgtacttCTATTTGAAGCTGAtgatttgacattttataaaTGTTGTGCGTCAAGTGTCGATTTGCGTCAGATGTAGCTGACATACGTCAGATGTAAATTGATACTTGACGTATGTCATTTGAATCACACAATAAAGTTCTcctatagtaaaaaattttttttactaataaaattattttttattctgtaagtaaatttgtttgttacaataaattacacatattgtgaaaatttttggctatttaatctatgtttaattaaatattgtaaatttacttgaaaaaacttgtaatttattaatattttgaatgaaGTATTTTCCATGAAACTAAGtctaatcaatttaatattacagggttacatattttttaacaagattaataaacttatttaataaagaaatttagtttaagtttgaaaattttaatttaattataacttaattttgcatattttatatCACAAGTGACGCGCGTCAGGTATCAATCTACGTCTGATGCACGTCGGCTGCATCTGACGCAAATCGACACTTGACACACAACATAAAtaagccattttttttatgaattaagaTTAATGtaagtataaaaattatagaataaGTGTATTTCGGCCTGCTTTACaagtttatttaatgaaagaaaGCTGATTTTAAACACTGTTTTAGACTTTACATATGAATGAATAATCTTTgttgattatatttaaaaatgatgataaaaataaaaaattcaaataagtcAAAAACGGTGTTTAAAACCCAATGTTGCAcactaagtaaacttgcacaGCAGGCTAAAATACACATACTATGTGCAAATTGGCACTTCAAACATTTAgttatattaactttttacgtatcttttattataataaattgataataaatgcAAACAACTAAATAAACCTATgataaactataaattatttaatattataccaATCTCTTAACTTGAAAGTTTTATATATTGGTgaataagttttatttataaaaaataaatttttacatcaCGTGATTGAACCCGGCTTTAGACGACCCTCTATTTGTCACATAGTTAATAtgaaaatcacgtgatagaACACGGCTTTAGATGACCCCTTAAATCCTAAATCGGAAGTtcttaattaaacaaataccTTATTTAGAATTCTTTATACttatatagtttaaatattgaaatttactattacgtcaaataaatacaaaaagtttttacagaaattttCTCACaggtttttactttttttcttttataatatatcataGACACAgatacataatataatttatcatgGCGCTAGGGAAAACTTATCTGATTATTCCAATCTTATTTGGAATAGGTTtgattatatatcaaaaaaaaaatgtgaaagaaTTTTTGCCAGATTTTTATGATccaaaagaaagtttttttggAATACCAGGAATCGATAATATATTTGCccttcaaatttcttttttcaggtatataaaatatatatattatttatcattaaaaatgaaatgaatgcTAATGCaacctttatatatatcattttataatcattattagaCAGTATTTAAATGATCCAACAAGCGTACTTTTAAATCACACATTATTTCCCCTAGCCATGGTTAATATGTTTATCATCGCTGTGGAAGGTTCAGTTCCTGGTGTTAATGGATTGGTTACATATTATTCTTTAGTAGCTGCTATTTCTGTGTTCGTTGCTATCTCTATAGCAGTTCCATTAATCTGgtaaggtttttttttgttattattaacgaaattataagtaattttgaaattaaccTAATTCTACAGGATTCCTGCTTGGATTATATCGGAAAATCGTAAAGGATATTCTTCAAATCCGGATGACGTTACATTAAACCCTAAAAGGGTTAAACGAATATGTTTAGGAATACTTTTAACACTACCATTCCTTATTGGTATGAGTATCTTTAAACAAGATAAATTGATTGTTTGGACCGTTATTTCATTTGTGgtaatatatgatttataaatttttaatcatttatgaaaataattaaactaaaagattattccttttattcatcggaaataaatatagttttcatttctttttgcaGCCTTATTCTGGGTCTGGTATCCAAAAGGTGTTAATCCTGACAGCGTAAATCAAAATGCATATGAATTGGCTAGTAAATTTGCTCTAATACTTTTTGGAATTTCATTTTATGAATGGTTCTTAGTCTTGGAACATTGTAAGCatgaaataacttttttttcaaaaaaaaaaaaaaattacacgtattaattaatttctttcttctcTTTCTTTTCCAATCAATGTTGCATTAgcaattgataataattttgaagtattAATCGGGACAATTACACAAATAATTTCTGGTATAACATATTCCGCGACGGATTTTATGATTGTAGACACCTGGGGTTTAATCGCTGCTTCAGCTTATTGGATATTCGTGGCCGAAAATGGCAAATTTAAcagaaaattttggaaatttattgGTCAAAGTATTTTATGTGGTCCAGGTGGAGCTTTAGCATTATATGTTTATCATAGATATGATGGAATGATTAATAAGGATGTtaagaaaaatacaaataatcaACCATCATCAAGTAGATTAATGTATACGAATGATGAAAGGCgacctttattaaaataattttttcttatgtaTTTTTAgcattactataattataaatgtatatttaattattactaaattgaaaatatgaCGCGTGGTAACAtcaaaaaaatccaataattcTGAAGATTACGTTATTTATGGTAATTCCACATATATGTAAAATCATACCATGATGATGTAAATAAACGAATCCATATGgtcaattttatcaattttaatatcagTTGCTTTTGttagaattcaaaaaaatagtttttaaatagaaatgaGTATCTAACATCATTATGCTTgcttattatgaaaaatattttcgaaaTGTAAAGCGAGATTTTAGATTTTCGTGAATGAAATCCCTTTAATTCACTTTAAATGTTTTCGCAAATATTCATTATCGTTATGGACCTCAAGATTCGTCCAGAAGTGTTGGCACAAGCTACTCAAACGGATTGCTTACTGTTAAAACcaaaaagaaaagtaatttaaaaaaaaaaaattcgatttaCTTAtataagaaagaatttttcaatattacaaaattacaatgaaaaatttttattatagattcaTCTAAATACTTTCAAAAGTTCAATGAAccaataatagaaaatacaataaaaaaaaaaatttaacaatctTAATACCAATAATTCTTAAACTTAATGAAACCAATAAAgaactaaatattaaataaacaaaatagttaaataaggaaatataaaatgaactaaataaaatcgctatacaaaaaatacataatagatttaataagagggattacaaatattatataataataataaataactttttttttttgatgtaaaAAAAGCAGTGCTATCTTAAAGTATAAAAGaagtttttgtaataatagtaaagtccattttttttttttaggtattatgagaaaaaattctaaaataacaaattatctCACAAAcctctaaaattaaaaaattaaaattcaaaataaaacacccatttccaaaattaatttaattagtttataatAACCCACAATCTCGTAAATTAGtgtgaataataatatcattaacaGCAGccataacaaatttaatttgatctGTATCAGTAGCACATGTAAAATGTGTATAGACTTGTTTAACCTCACTTTGATTCAATGATACAAATCTATTATGTATATATTCACATGCTAAATCATAATCACCACCTCCTTCAAAATCTGGAAAGTATTTATTCATAGGAGAGATTGGAAGTTTTTCTCTGAATCTATCAATTTTATTCAGGAAAAGTATGATTGATGTTTTAACAAACCATCTTGAATTACAAATAGAATCAAATAAAGTTAAGGCTTCTTGCATACGATTCTATACaagttaaataaaaaggaagaaaacttttattaataaataattgatgataataaaaagttaataataatatataataatacataccACAGTTTCATCTTCCAATAACAATTGATCATACTCGGAGATAGCCACTAAAAATACGATAGCCGTAACATTCTCAAAACAATGAATCCATTTCTTACGTTCGCTTCGTTGACCACCCACATCAAACATACGATATGTGAGTTCACCAATTAAGAAGGTTGTCTCTGTAATACCTGTCGTTTTTACACGAGAACGTAATACATCTTGATCTGAGGGAAGGTAATCTGGGTGTGAAATATTATCAATCGAgtcaaaataactaaaaaaaaagaaataaaaaagtgaattaatttaatatccaATTATGAGAGTAAACTTTTAAACATAAGTTTTGACCAATACTTACTATTTTGCAGAATCATTTAATTGATATTCTCTAGATCTACTAAAACATTCTAATACACTTTTATCAgcccataaatttttaatagctAAAGCAACTTCAGAAGGTAATTGATCCCCTTCAATTTGATTAGGTAAATTCATTATAGTAGTAACATGTCTTTTATTTCCTTCATTTCTTAATTGTATTCCCATATTATCCATAGCTTCCAAAATAACACGCATTGACTGAACAGTATTTGAGAAAATGATCTCCTTAAAAGATTCACGTTCTTCTGGAGAATAACCACCATCATGAATAAGTTTCATTTGTTTAAGAATTGTTGACTTGCCCGATTCACCAGCACCTATTGATAAgatttaatgatataaatgattattaatatattgatatcataaataacataaatataatatttaaaactaaTATCTACCTAGCAAGAGCATTTTGACTTCGTTACGCATTGAGAGCCTGTCTCGTTTGAGTTGGTTTTCAATCTCATCGTTTCGTTGTCTTCCTGCTTTTTCTTCTTGACTCATACAACAacccattttttattatgcttTTTTTCTGTACAAAGaaggataaaattaataataaacggCCCGCAGggctagttttttttttttagagtacGAGTTTATAAAAGGTAAGtagaagaaatatttataaacgGTAAGTaaggtattattattattatattttttttttgaaaaaaaaactcgtaaaaaaaaaagaatatattttttttttttttgaagggAAGttgtatgaatttttttttctttttctgggGAATTAGATACAAGATATATGAAATAAAGCcggaaattttcaaaagtttGATTACACAAGTTTCCGAAGAGGGGATCAACTATAGAAAATGACTAGATAAAGTCATGAAccgaacaaaaaaaaaatctgaaactCTTGAAAATCCTTATCCTTGATTTTCCATTAGGcgtttttataaataaattttattgtaatctATATATGTTTAAAGATATCACACATTTGAAGTTTAAAAGTATTGTTGGATTAGTTTCAAGTCTGCGGAGTAACCAAAAAATATCAAGGGAAGTAATATTTTGTGTTAAATTAACTTATACAACGATTATAACACGTGAATTATCttctttatactttattatatggtacaatattttttttttttaacgcgGATATTTAAAGCAGACATCCGAAAAGTACGAAATGTAGTGAAGCTCGTGGAATTTAAACATTAATTGTGTAACTTTTAGATGAGAAAATTTACGTAGAGGAGAAAAACAAGTTAGATTacaagtaattaataaattacgtaataatgtatacattaaaatttatgatgattcttaaattctaaaatttcaaaataatgaaaatgacgacaaattattcttaaaatagaaattttcaaGTACATTGGGAATGGGTAATAAGTTGATCTTTGGAatactgtaataataataattaatagtatCACATTATTTTACAAAGTAAATTGTCAACAAGGAAAAAGACcctttttgaataatattgatgcatgaaatttaaattttgttacaatttgaataatttgatttttttttaaatattttaaacatttaaagatatttaaagATACAACGAAAAAACTTCGGAAAACGAATTAGGATACAATGAATTCTtcctaatttctttttttaaataatataacaaagACTTCAAAGTTAACTATTGTTTATTATAGTAACACAATAAAGTTCTTTAAATATGgttaataaagatataattgtTAAGATATCATACGATTAATACGAttattaatgatgatgatagattaaaaaaaacaaaaaaaaaaatttttttttgaaattttcttacaaaaaaaattatgaacgaataataattttacaatacggaaaaacattataaatttttgtaacaaaCAAAttgaatatcaaaaaaaaaaaatttcgtttatcttcaccaaaattttatttcaaaaaattattaaatctaatcaatattttcaatattttaaaatttttaaattttaggataCATGCGATGTAGATGAAACCTATGAATACGATGTTATTCTGAAACTggttttatcattattatttctttagtttcatattatgtaatatcattgttaatgaattttatttgtaataataaatattatattgtttttttattgttttttaaaacgaaactttaaaatctttaaactttttaaagattattctaactaaatatatatatatatattttttttcgtctcaaaaattaaaaaagttccCGCATCATCTTGTTTCAATTGCGagaatttttaatcattttgacacttttaatttttgaattgattCCATAAAagtttttgtattttttttttagtaattattaatgaatgttTCGTTGTTTCTATTGTTTAATTTGAGAAAATGTCGTCCCGAAATTTTTTACTTGTccttttttactattttgtgtaacaaatATAAGTAAAGCTCccacatttaatttaaaatcttttccTAACTTAGAAATGTGTCCAATAAAGTAAGTTACacgataaaaaaaacaattacctaccttttttatataagtataaaaaatttttttgcattttttgcattttttgctCAATCGTAAAAACTCTAAATTccgatttattatttcttattttacaTATCAAGAATTTAACTTTTTGGATTCTTGTTATCCCTAcgtgtaaaaaataaatcttgttTCACCTTTTAAGTAATCGATAAAAAGTGTTATAATCATGTGATCTATATGTCAGTTTCCCGTACCCCATGCCGATCATAGTTATGATCAGATTGCTATGTGAGAAGGGTCATATATGGATCATTTGCATTAGCATTGTTTCATTGTGATTAAAACTGCGGTACCATGTGAATTGATCATGATAACGATtgatttttacatatattatttattgaaaaaaaggtttttttttctccttttctttctcaaatttttcatttactttattttatcatttattatggAAAGAGAAGAAGAAAAGGAGATAGATGATGCGCCAATTAAAAATGAAGaggtaaagattttttaaatttctttttttttattattattataaaattaaatcttttatattttatttttaaggtTAAAGATCCAAAGAGAACTTTTAATGAAGACCAAGTAAAAGGAATTATTAAAGAAGTTGTagaacaaaatattttacaaggtTCTGCTTATCTTCATAGTCGTATATCAAATTGGAATAATTCGATAGTTCATTCAGTTGTTGAAAAATTATCAGCTTTAAATAAAGCTTTTAAATACATTGGTAAAAACTAaagcttcttttctttttaaaagaagttttgatttgattgtttaatttatttatttgtttatttagtTACCTGtacaatttttgaa
This region includes:
- a CDS encoding Glucoamylase 1 precursor (glucan 1; 4-alpha-D-glucan glucohydrolase; 4-alpha-glucosidase), producing MGCCMSQEEKAGRQRNDEIENQLKRDRLSMRNEVKMLLLGAGESGKSTILKQMKLIHDGGYSPEERESFKEIIFSNTVQSMRVILEAMDNMGIQLRNEGNKRHVTTIMNLPNQIEGDQLPSEVALAIKNLWADKSVLECFSRSREYQLNDSAKYYFDSIDNISHPDYLPSDQDVLRSRVKTTGITETTFLIGELTYRMFDVGGQRSERKKWIHCFENVTAIVFLVAISEYDQLLLEDETVNRMQEALTLFDSICNSRWFVKTSIILFLNKIDRFREKLPISPMNKYFPDFEGGGDYDLACEYIHNRFVSLNQSEVKQVYTHFTCATDTDQIKFVMAAVNDIIIHTNLRDCGLL